The Cutaneotrichosporon cavernicola HIS019 DNA, chromosome: 3 region GCGGCGCATGACGTTCAGCTCGCCTGTGCCAGACATTAGcgtcgcgagcgcgagtgtGACAGTGTTGAGAGCCTGACGCGAAGCGTTGCGCCTGATGCGGGCCTCGTACGTCATGGACTGGCCGGCGgccgccttgccgagcACAGCGAAGAAGTTCATGAGCACTGTGTGTGCGGTTTCTGGTGGACGGCCAGCGAAACGCACACCGATAGCCAAGCACGCGCCGGCCACGATGTTGAAGTACGCCAGCTCGGtgttgaggtcgagcaggccGTATGTGAGCTTGTGGACGTTGTGATCGATGAATGACGGCAACTGTGCATTGACCCAGTCGACTGTCCCGCGGATATCGTCCCACATGAtcatcgcgcgcgcgtATGTCCGAATGAGGAGCTGGTCAGGGCGGACACTCTCGAGCGAAAGCTCGGTCTGAGGGATCTCGAGCATGTCTGCGACGTCCTTGCGGCCCGTGCGGAGATACATTAGGCCGAGGGCTAGCGTGGCGCCGGGCGAAGTTTCCGTGGGGTCGACATGTGGGCCCTTGCGGCTCGCGGCGTCGTATTTGACGTCCGGGGCGTTGCCGTAGATGCACCGCATGAGCTCCTGAAGCATCTCGTTCTCAActgcgctcggcgtctTGCCTCCGCGCCCGAGCATGACGAGGCCAAAGCCCATCGACGCTGAGAAGGAGTACGCCTCACGGTTCTCGGTGAACGAATCGACGCCCGCCATCTGCGTCCGCGAGATCTCACGAAGCGTCGTGTCCGCCATGTGGAGATGCTTGGAGCCAGCGTACACCAACCCGATAGATAGCAGCGCCGTGGACTGCACCAATGGCGACCCGTTTAGCTCCATTGCACCGGGCGGCAGGAGCGCATTCGAGTGCAGCGAGATCTGGCTGGTCACCATAGGGTCCTGGCTGCCGGCGAAGGATGCAGCCATGCCGAGCAACGTGCCGACCGTCGTCTTCTCGTGCCGAAGATGGAGATACGCAAATGTCTCTTTCGAGCCGAACTTGCGCAGGTGGCCTGTCAGGCCCAGGCCCAGCAGGAATCCGCCGTGTTCAGCGTTGATCGTGCTTGGGCGGTTGTACAGGACCCATGACGCGTCGATGCCCTTCGAATCCGGCGAGATCGAAAGTGCGGCAGCCACGGCGTGGTGGAAGTGTGGCCACTCAACCCCCTCGGCAATCTGTGGATGCATCACCTGGTTGGCGGGAACGATCTTGACGCTGAGGTCGAATGGCGGAATGTGCCAGGTGCTACCCATCGGcgcggagcgcgacgcaAACTGCCACATGCCCTGCCCAACAGTGACCGCGAACGTGCGCTGTGCGAGCATGTTGACGTAGTTCTGGTAGTTGGTCTGTATGTCCTGCtcgctggggtcagctaTACCTTGGCGCACAACAGCTTACTTCAAGCCCTTGGGATCTTCTATCGGCACTGTCCGCGTTTGTGTCGTCTGCATGAtccgctcgacctcctccttgcgcttaTCCGAGCCGAAGCGGACGTgcggcaaggccgagaagtGTGCGTGTTTGGCTCCTGGATGGTGCACAGACTTCATGATATTGCCGATtgtcttcttctcgtcgtcctcctcggcacccATAGgaagctcgaggatggAGAAGCTCTTAGTACTCGACAGCATAGTGAGGTCGGTGCGCCCGATAAAGGAATAGACGGCtggcgacgcgtcgacTGGGGGGTGTTGTTGCACGATGCGGAAGAGCTCAGCCGCAGGCATGGCGACACCGAACGGCACGTCTGCGAACCACTTTTCGTCGAGGCCGTTATCCAACATGTAATGTATGACTGCCAGGCCGCGCTGCTGGCAGGCCGATCCAATCGAGGAACCTGTCATGCCAGGGCTGAGGCGAGAGTAGATCTCCGTGATCCGCTCGGTCTGGAGGCAAGGGCGGACGGACCCGAGCGGGGACGAGTGAGTGAAGGCAGATTGTGGGATGGGGAAAGGGCACGTCTTCATCACTGTCGATCGCGAGAGGTACGAGACCACGTCTGGTGGCTCCGGGAAGAGGTCTAGTAGTGATGTGTCAATGGCGGTGGGGGCTGTCATTAGCTTCAGAGAAGGTTTGTAGCTCGCTCACGAGTGGAGAACCTGACACCCTcgatggaggagggcatCAAACGAGCCCAGTAGTCAAGCCAGTCACGTCGTCCCACGGCCGCAGTCAGTTGTGCGAGGACAGGTGCGATGAGGAGCAGGTCAGGCTCGGTGGTGGACGCGAGCCGGCAGTCCTGCGCAACGAGATGAAGGGCAAGGATAATCTCGGGCGCGCAAGCAGCTGGGCCCACGCTTTGTGGCTCTGCCATAGTTGGGGGTTTGCGACCCAGCCGGCGCGCCAGGCGAAGTAGTGTAGGGTCCGTCGTGACAGGAGTTGGAGCTGCGGCTCCGATTCCACACTTTGACAGGATGACGTCCGCTAGCACGCGCCACTGCTCCAACCCCGACTTCACACCGAGCGTGCGGCCAAGGTATGCCTCGAACAGCTCGGCGTACACTTCTGGCGCGAGGGCATAGGAGAGTGCCTCCATCGCGCGGCGGCACAGGCCTTTGGGCAGAGTGATGTCGGTGGAGATGcgcacgcgctcgccgtcatTGTACACGGCCGTGACGTTCATCCCACTaggctcgacgaggtccaCAAGGCGCAGAGGTCCGACTGCTAATCCTAAACGCGACGCGAACTGATTCGCGACGTCCAGATCGGCGGGGACTTGGGGGATGGTGACGGATAGTTTGCCGCCAGAGGGAGTGAGGATCCACgcggcgccctcgaggtcgactgCAAGCGTGTCGTACACGTGTGCGCGGGTAGCAAGCACTGGTGCTGCTGCGAGACACTTGACCATGCGCACCTCCGAGAAGACGTAGTGCGCTGGTCGTGCCTGCTCGACGTGGAAGATGAACAGGCCCTTGTGGCCGTTTGCAGCCGGGAtgaggacgttgaggaACACGCTCGCAGAGGAACGGTTCTcggagaggaagacgcgGATAGTGGCCGGGTTGATgatgctgctgtcagctccgTAAACACAGTTCAGCTCACCTGGTCGGCGGACGCCAGCCCCAGATGCGGTCCATGACAATGTCGCTGCGCCGGTTGTTGAGCTGCTTTTccccgccgaggccgtgtACCATCGTCGTGTCGAAgaggtcctcggcgacaaTGTCGAGCACGCGGTCACGGTCGCCGAACGGGTTGATGTCCTCGCGCATCATCGACGCGGTGCTCACGCGGCGGAGCTTGGGTTCATGCCCGCCTCCAAAGCTGAGGCGGGTAGAGAACGCCCCAGGCACATCAGGTGGTGGGAAAGGTTCTTCTGAGAGGCGTGAGCGGCGACGGGGGCGTTCAAACAACTCGGTCGCAGCAGCAGAACTGCGTCTTCCCACTCCAGAAGGGCGCCCGCGGCGCGCGTTCGCCTGCTTCATGAGCTCGTGCGGTCGGAGACGCGTTGCGGTGGACGCCCGTCGGTCAaccgcgtcgtcctcgacctcctccatcaccGTAGTGTAACGGAACACGACGACCTTGCTCTCGTCCGCATCCCACGCCACGACCAACGGATAGGGGTCGGGCGTGACGAGCAGGACGGTGACGGAGGCCTTGAGATAGCTCGGCTGCCCGACGAGTCGTtggccgtcgaggacagcctcgccgaccttgagcgGTTCATCCCACATGCCCGTCACGGAGAAGAGACGTGGGCTCTCGGCATCGCGGCCCTTGttcgcctcgagcttgaggctgaggctgtCGAGCGACGTGTCGCCGTCCAGGCTCAGGCGTGGGGTAGTACGCAACCGCTCAACGCGGCGCTGGAGAAATACCCCACCACTGGGAAGTGCCCAGATACTCTCGACGGGGAACGAGAGGTAGCGGAAGTGTTTCTCACCCGTGGCGAGGTGTACGACCATCTGGCGCTGTAGCACGACCACCACAGCCCTTTGGAGGCCGACCTGAGGGCGGTGCGCACGCTTCGTGCGCGCCATCCAGCGCGCGTCGGCACTCGTGTGGAATGGTCCAAATGTACCCTCGGCAGGACGGGATTTGGGAGTTGGCCGTGCTTCCCCACCATGAGGGTTGGAGGCGACCCACGCCTCCTCGGGCGTATGGAACCATGCCAACGTGGCGCACGACACGTCCTGGCCCAGATAGGAGTAGTTGAACCGACggatgagctcgacgccgcgcgtcCATGTGACCTCTGGCCCGGACCAAGTTaggcgctcgtcgccgtaGCTCGTTCCGTCATACCGCCCTGAGGGCTTGGAAGATGGGTCGAGCGATCGCGGCTGCGCAAGAAAGGAGCGTGCAGGCGAATCGGACTGCGTGTAGAAAGTAGTCGCTGCCGATGTACCGGTCCCAAGGACCGTTGCTTGCAGCATGGGAAGTGGGTTAGAGGTAGAGTAtgatgttgatgatgtAGAACGCGCTGCAGTTGTTGTGATCGCTCACTTGGCCAACATCTCGACCCAGGCACACGAATGGAGTGGACACTTGGTAAATCTCCGTCTTGTTGTTTTCAGGCACGGGTCCAGTCAACTTGTCATTTCGCGTTCAGATGTTCGCGTTCTGGCCATTCCTCCAGACCTTCCTTCATTCCGGCCACACTGCGACCGCAATGTCACCGTTCGCGGGGCCCTCAGGATCGATAACGCCGACGGTGCTGACCTATCGGTTGGCTTCAATCCGGAAAaggctgacggcagacaCCTGCTGAGTCCGCAGGCGATGACGGTCTGGTGAGCCTCACTCTGGTTAAGCTGACAGTAGTAACCCGCTCCGCACGATCGTGCACTGGGACATTGACGGCGCGTTTGCGCGTGAGTTCAACTGTATTACCTcaagctgacggcagagTTCGAGCAGGTGCGCCTGGGCTTGCCGGACGACGTTCCCCTCATCTGCAGTCAATGGGGCGCGATCATTGCTGTCAACTACCCAGCCCGCGCGTACGGGATCAAGCGGTGCGCACTGCCAATGCTGGGCTGACTGGAGGATGCACAATGCGCGGGACGCGAAGAAGCTCTGTCCAAACCTCGTCGTGCAGCACGTCGCAACGTACCGCGAAGGCGATACTGAAGCGGGATATTGGGACGACGTGGACCGGCGGACGCACAAGGTGAGCGAAGGGAATTCTGTGAgaagctgacgccaggtcAGCCTGGACCCGTACCGGCGGGAAAGCCTCAAGATCCTCGCCGTCTTCCGGGAGATGGTGCCGAAGGGGGAGCTGGAGAAGGCGTcgatcgacgaggcgttTATGGACCTTACGCCGATTGTGATTGATCGCCTACTTGAGCTGCACACCTATCTCCGGACAGTGCCACCAGATGCACCTGACGGGCTTGACTCGCCTCTTCCGCCCCCTCCGCCATTGGATTGGGGCAAGGCGGGGCACGTCGTGCCGGTTGATATGGGGGAAGTAGGGGTGGAGGACGTGGAGAGAGAATGCGgaggatgggaggagggacaGGAGTCGACCTGGGCCGATTGGGCGCTgtgcctcggcgccgaaATCATGGCTGAcgtgcgcgccgaggtgtTCCGCCGACTGCACTACACGTGCTCTGCCGTGGGCTCAAGTTGGTGTCTtggagctgacaacaggggATTGCGCACAACAAGACGCTCGCAAAGGTCCGCTCTGAATACCTCTCgcgagctgacggcagatCTGCAGCGGATGGAAGAAACCGAACCAGCAAACTATTCTACGTCTAGCGGCCACGCCTGGTTTCATGCGCGACATGGACTTTACGGATGTGCGTTGCTGGTCCTGAGTATGGGGAGCTGATCGCGGATCCGCTTCTTGGGCGGGAAGCTAGGCAGTGCCATTGCGGAGGAGTACAGCGCCAAGACGGTCAGCGACATGCTGTATGTATTACGTTGGATAGTCCTAACGCCAGGTCTgtcacgctcgaggacatgcAGTCAAAATTCGGCGAAGACAGTATCTGGGTATACAACATCCTCCGAGTGAGCTACGCATCCACGtcgagctgacatcagggCATCGACCACACGGAAGTAAAGGAGAAGCTGTCGACCAAGTCGATGCTGGCGTCGAAGAATACGATTCCGAGCGTGGTGACCCACAGAGAGGGACACCACTGGCTGACCATACTGGCTGGCGATTTGGCTGTACGGCTGCGTGAAGCGCGCAGCGTCTCGCCAGGATTGTGGCCCAAGACATTAGTCCTGTCAACCCGAGTTGGGTGGGGAGATACGCGTTCCCGTCAAATGGCGTTTCCATATACTCGCGACCTGGACGCTGCGCATATTGTCAAATATGCCCGTCGGCTTTGGGGGGAACATGTCCCGTCGACCGGGTTCAAGTACAACAATGTGAGTCAAATGAGGGGAATGCTGACGGCAGATCTCGCTTGCGTTTCACGCACTCGAGAagttggaggagggccaACGTGGGATCGAGGGGTTCTTGAAACGGGCGCGTGAcgagggtggggagggtggggagggggaaaAGCCGGGGGAGCGAGAAGCCtcggggaagaggggggagCGCGAAGCCTCGGCTTCGTCGGGGTCTGGGAGTGAGCCACCAGCCAAGCGACGATTACCGACCCTCAGCACGCAACCGAAACCGACACCGCTCGAAGCGTTCTTGGGCAAGGGAAAGGCCGAGGCGAAAGTGGAATCTGACGtgggcgaggccgaccccgctgtcgaggtggagaagCAGGGAGAAGGCACTTTGGGCGAGGTAGGGAACAGCGTAGACGGAGCTGGATGGACCTGTCCGAGGTGTGGGGAGACTTTCGCACTTCCAGACGAAGAGTGGGTCGCGCGAcagcgcgccgagcatCGGGACTGGCACTTTGCCGCCGACCTGCAGGCTCAATatgggaggggggggagTACACCCCGAGCAACGAGTGACggaggagcgaggaagaagaaggccaagccTGCGGGAATCAAGGCGTTCTTCGCGCCCAAGAAGTGACTTGTATTAATAGTCTGTATTGTCTATTGCATTGGGGCCGAATGTCGTTCGACAGCTCGTCAGCCCTCGCCCGTCAGCCTCCCTGTCGCTCATCTTCTCTTGTTGGTCGTCTTTCCCAATTCCGCGTGATGCTCAGCCGCGTCAGAACATGTATATGCGGTGCATAGGCTAATGGGCGAGTGAACATGCGCAATCGTCAAGTCGTGCCGGTCATGACTACGGACTGTCCAAGGTCCGGGTATCTGTGCTAGGTAACCGATAATGTAAAGTCCAGGAAATGATTATGGGGAAAGTGTTTAGGAGGCGTTCGTGACACGTTTAGGGCGCGGCGTCTCCAGGTCGTCGGCCATCGAGGCTCTCCATGAGCTCGGGGGCCCAGCCTCACTCAAGGCGAGCCCTGAAGTACGCCGGGCCTGTCGACGCGGTGGCGTGGCGCGCTGTTGACCATATTGGTTCATGGAGACGCCGGTCACGGaagccgacgacgagccctGCGCGACGCTAGAGGGACGGCCAGTGACTCGCCCGGCGGGGACGTCCGTCAAGCCCGAGATGTGGCGCGTGCGACGTGATGGCGAGCCACCTGGAGAGCCAGGCTGATTCTCGCGCATGCCTGGTGCGACCGGCGGACCGAACTCGCCGCCGTACACAGACTGCGCGCCAGGCCCGTACGAGTAGCCGTTGCCGCCCATTGGCATGCCCTGCATCGGCATTCCGCCCATGGGAGGCATCATGCCACCCATTGGCATACCGCCAGGGAAGGCGACCTGCGGACCGCCAAAGCCGCCGTAAGGATACTGCGTGTACCCGCCGTAGGGCATCTGAGGCATCATGGGCATCGGGGGCTGGTTGTACGAGTAGCCGTACGTCTGCTGGAACATGTTGGTCTGGGGCGCCGTGTTGGCAGTGCCGACGCTCGATGCGCGCTCCCACATGTCCTCGAAGTGCCGATCGGCCATTGCCTTGAACTGCGCGTACATGTGCTGCTTGTTCATGGCGCCGTACGCGTCCATGCCGGGCTGGTACGCCATCGGCATCTGCGCGCCGGCCTGGCCTGCACTGGAACCCCAGTCGAACTGCGAAGCGGGTCTacgcgccggcgacgccTCGGCATCTGGACGCGGTCGACCGTCCGCCCAcgaccgccgcgccggATCGGCACCGGAGCGTGGTGTCATGGGCTGCTGTCCAGAGCTGTCGCCCGTCAAGCCGGACTGCGACGAGGCTGGAGAGGCGGTTGGCCGGCCGTCCACAGCCGCCACCATCGACATGGGATGCCGCGGTGCCGGCTGGCGCATGTTGGCCGCGGACGGCGTGGCACGGAGGCGGTCGGTTCCTGTGGGACTGGGAAGCAAGTCGGAGCTCTTGTTGCGAGGGAGCACATCCGAGCTCCTATTGCGCAACTTGGGCATGTGGTCTGAGCTGGCATTGCGAGGTACAGGGCGGCTGCGGTCCACATTCGAGTCGGTCGCAATGCTGACAAAAGATGCCGGGCGAGCCGCAGTGCGAGACGGAGGACGCATAGAGACAGAGTGTGCAGAGTTGCGAGACGCCGGGCGCGACCCTGGCCTGACTGGTGGAGAcagctcctcttcctcagAGTCATGCGCCGAGGACAGTGACCACTTCGATGCGCTCGATATGACCGCAGCCCTCTGCTCGTTGGGCATACTGCCAGTGCGCGGGCGCGGTGTAGGTGCATTGGCGTGCCCGTTGGCGAGCCCGTTGGCATGGCCGTTGCCAGTCGAAGCCTTCAGGATGCTAGTCGGACGCGGGAGTTCGGGCGTTTTGATCTTGGGCACCGACAATCCCGCGttcgacgagcgcgacatggCAGGGCGCAGTTCGTGGAGGTCactgcgcgagcgcgacgtcTTGAGCGTCTGCAAtggctcgtcctcgtccgacgATCCCGAGATAAGCTCCACATCCCGCAACATGGTTGCAGACGAGTGTGGGCGGGTAGCTGCAGTCTGTGGCCTCGGTGCTGCAACCATCGCCCGAGTTGTGATTGTCGACGCTGATGTCGCCGGTCGAGGTCGCACCCTatcatcctcgtcctcgtccgagctGCTCGCCCATCCTTGCCTGTTCGCACGCGCTCCCCGAGGTTTGTCGGCGGGGAGCCTGGGAACGCGACCGAACGATGAATGTGGAATGGCCGGCACCTCTGCTggcgcctcggccatcaCTGGAGGGGCAGGA contains the following coding sequences:
- the APC1 gene encoding uncharacterized protein (Anaphase-promoting complex subunit 1), which produces MLQATVLGTGTSAATTFYTQSDSPARSFLAQPRSLDPSSKPSGRYDGTSYGDERLTWSGPEVTWTRGVELIRRFNYSYLGQDVSCATLAWFHTPEEAWVASNPHGGEARPTPKSRPAEGTFGPFHTSADARWMARTKRAHRPQVGLQRAVVVVLQRQMVVHLATGEKHFRYLSFPVESIWALPSGGVFLQRRVERLRTTPRLSLDGDTSLDSLSLKLEANKGRDAESPRLFSVTGMWDEPLKVGEAVLDGQRLVGQPSYLKASVTVLLVTPDPYPLVVAWDADESKVVVFRYTTVMEEVEDDAVDRRASTATRLRPHELMKQANARRGRPSGVGRRSSAAATELFERPRRRSRLSEEPFPPPDVPGAFSTRLSFGGGHEPKLRRVSTASMMREDINPFGDRDRVLDIVAEDLFDTTMVHGLGGEKQLNNRRSDIVMDRIWGWRPPTSIINPATIRVFLSENRSSASVFLNVLIPAANGHKGLFIFHVEQARPAHYVFSEVRMVKCLAAAPVLATRAHVYDTLAVDLEGAAWILTPSGGKLSVTIPQVPADLDVANQFASRLGLAVGPLRLVDLVEPSGMNVTAVYNDGERVRISTDITLPKGLCRRAMEALSYALAPEVYAELFEAYLGRTLGVKSGLEQWRVLADVILSKCGIGAAAPTPVTTDPTLLRLARRLGRKPPTMAEPQSVGPAACAPEIILALHLVAQDCRLASTTEPDLLLIAPVLAQLTAAVGRRDWLDYWARLMPSSIEGVRFSTPPTAIDTSLLDLFPEPPDVVSYLSRSTVMKTCPFPIPQSAFTHSSPLGSVRPCLQTERITEIYSRLSPGMTGSSIGSACQQRGLAVIHYMLDNGLDEKWFADVPFGVAMPAAELFRIVQQHPPVDASPAVYSFIGRTDLTMLSSTKSFSILELPMGAEEDDEKKTIGNIMKSVHHPGAKHAHFSALPHVRFGSDKRKEEVERIMQTTQTRTVPIEDPKGLNEQDIQTNYQNYVNMLAQRTFAVTVGQGMWQFASRSAPMGSTWHIPPFDLSVKIVPANQVMHPQIAEGVEWPHFHHAVAAALSISPDSKGIDASWVLYNRPSTINAEHGGFLLGLGLTGHLRKFGSKETFAYLHLRHEKTTVGTLLGMAASFAGSQDPMVTSQISLHSNALLPPGAMELNGSPLVQSTALLSIGLVYAGSKHLHMADTTLREISRTQMAGVDSFTENREAYSFSASMGFGLVMLGRGGKTPSAVENEMLQELMRCIYGNAPDVKYDAASRKGPHVDPTETSPGATLALGLMYLRTGRKDVADMLEIPQTELSLESVRPDQLLIRTYARAMIMWDDIRGTVDWVNAQLPSFIDHNVHKLTYGLLDLNTELAYFNIVAGACLAIGVRFAGRPPETAHTVLMNFFAVLGKAAAGQSMTYEARIRRNASRQALNTVTLALATLMSGTGELNVMRRLRVSHGQEGVGVTYGSHMAMHMALGLLFLGKGYYSLGNSNIAIAGLSIAFFPRFLSNVNDNRAYPQLFRHLWALAVEPRCLICRDVDTRETITLPIKIKLKGRREPQGHISPTPVAPFSSLDTIYVDSVRYWPIRYDLSKPRYRDHLVRTRTIWVKRRAAFLDYAADPKGYRSLFVRTGVTSSYDMHHDFLSAASPLYPEPEALSDLFAAHSNDVAVHAVGRWFTGPSTLEKFIRNVMFECVALDKGALFPVYVGIYLALAGDDGLRLARAAQVAFLIRFYRPTVFDKDYANHTPGERRHPILRQTFLHALKRRLTVPRPDDAWAYFDSGEWPSTKAETLALYLAGRYVPPVRMLQALRGLVSNSSGAERDMLEFKARAVADKYAALVAAQYDEGEGAADVPQWKLDSVQDVVGMYAA
- the eso1 gene encoding uncharacterized protein (impB/mucB/samB family C-terminal domain), with product MSPFAGPSGSITPTVLTYRHLLSPQAMTVCNPLRTIVHWDIDGAFAQFEQVRLGLPDDVPLICSQWGAIIAVNYPARAYGIKRMHNARDAKKLCPNLVVQHVATYREGDTEAGYWDDVDRRTHKVSLDPYRRESLKILAVFREMVPKGELEKASIDEAFMDLTPIVIDRLLELHTYLRTVPPDAPDGLDSPLPPPPPLDWGKAGHVVPVDMGEVGVEDVERECGGWEEGQESTWADWALCLGAEIMADVRAEVFRRLHYTCSAGIAHNKTLAKICSGWKKPNQQTILRLAATPGFMRDMDFTDLGSAIAEEYSAKTVSDMLSVTLEDMQSKFGEDSIWVYNILRGIDHTEVKEKLSTKSMLASKNTIPSVVTHREGHHWLTILAGDLAVRLREARSVSPGLWPKTLVLSTRVGWGDTRSRQMAFPYTRDLDAAHIVKYARRLWGEHVPSTGFKYNNISLAFHALEKLEEGQRGIEGFLKRARDEGGEGGEGEKPGEREASGKRGEREASASSGSGSEPPAKRRLPTLSTQPKPTPLEAFLGKGKAEAKVESDVGEADPAVEVEKQGEGTLGEVGNSVDGAGWTCPRCGETFALPDEEWVARQRAEHRDWHFAADLQAQYGRGGSTPRATSDGGARKKKAKPAGIKAFFAPKK